One part of the Candidatus Zixiibacteriota bacterium genome encodes these proteins:
- a CDS encoding T9SS type A sorting domain-containing protein, with translation MAVNRVTVVSNLAVAKNATAVVIGIKVVNDVELTGFVLPLEYRDTDANGTFMVGPSSTFKGIQFTAGNRMGSSPLTGSVTQNKYGTPNATNDCSGPVASTWPAPNTVDFNGLEAALMAAVSQAAPPKLYYLPPGDDDVAGTFTDWPDEGETTPYAAGPSLYTQFNVNAVEGCFEIDTCCILPANHISGTDLQTNIVPFEFVLGEVCIPANQCPTGLAAGPQNPNPALTGALVSVQLSATDPEGDPLTYYPSRGSVNPATGEWTDTPGCPDVPSYPVTVEIGDNQHAQGACASVQFTVAVAPANLSITCPGNMTVHWGDVASGKATASGGCPPYTYTASIGSIDNDGNWSYTTTCQDLGTTTVTITVNPSCTFDLTVTNAAPVCANIPDYLALYEIPFSIDLTTTQGDGDPIQYLNYTGPAWASIVGTNVVGTRPTGDPAEYIVGYDMFDGCQYTHCSFKLYFEKSCAQVDACIAIEGETGVAYDSTLNGRNHTMYVVAHNGSVPDLAGGFNFLICYDQSGLSFLGAGQTSELGWEYFTYRTGMFGGNCGSGCPNGFVRLVGVADMNDAETPVAGSWNLNGKKLAWLKFYVTADRNYINSCFHVKFCSIECGDNSISDSTGNILWLPCPGQNSNDIAFGPDYSFAACLGDTAKYEPKELLKFCGGAICVREPNDDRGDINLNGIANEIGDAVLYTNYFIYGDIVFDPNPNYKESQILASDVNNDGIVLTVADLIYLIRIITGDAEPFPQGGSGHPKLSPYANAVNVVSDVSDGALNVSTSSNVEVGGAVLVYRYSGVAVGTPVAAPGFEIKSRASNGELRMVVYGAKVPAGSNTLVSVPVNGNGTIELVESQFSDYNGALLTVNAAKVGPPKEYALLQNYPNPFNAGTVIPVALKDASEWSLSIYNVAGQVVRTFSGSSDAGIVNVAWDGRTADGSSVATGVYFYRVTTPNFTATKKMVLLK, from the coding sequence GTTCGGTGACCCAGAACAAGTACGGGACGCCGAATGCCACGAACGACTGCAGCGGTCCGGTCGCCAGCACCTGGCCGGCCCCGAACACGGTTGACTTCAACGGCCTCGAGGCCGCGTTGATGGCTGCGGTGAGCCAGGCGGCTCCGCCGAAGCTGTACTACCTGCCTCCCGGCGACGACGATGTTGCTGGTACATTTACGGATTGGCCGGATGAGGGCGAGACGACTCCCTATGCCGCCGGTCCGTCGCTCTACACCCAGTTCAACGTCAACGCGGTTGAGGGCTGCTTCGAGATCGACACCTGCTGCATTCTGCCCGCCAACCACATTTCCGGAACTGACCTGCAGACCAACATCGTTCCCTTCGAGTTCGTCCTTGGTGAGGTCTGCATTCCGGCCAACCAGTGCCCGACCGGCCTCGCCGCTGGGCCGCAGAATCCGAATCCGGCTCTCACCGGAGCCTTGGTGTCTGTCCAGCTTTCGGCGACCGATCCGGAAGGCGATCCGCTCACGTACTACCCCTCGCGGGGTAGCGTGAATCCGGCGACCGGCGAATGGACTGACACCCCGGGCTGCCCCGACGTACCTTCGTACCCTGTGACCGTGGAGATTGGTGACAATCAGCACGCGCAGGGCGCTTGCGCGTCGGTCCAGTTCACAGTGGCTGTTGCGCCGGCCAACCTGTCGATCACCTGCCCCGGCAACATGACCGTTCATTGGGGCGATGTTGCCAGCGGCAAGGCGACCGCTTCCGGCGGCTGCCCGCCGTACACCTACACAGCCAGCATCGGCAGCATCGACAACGACGGCAACTGGAGCTACACCACGACCTGTCAGGATCTCGGTACCACCACGGTCACGATCACGGTGAACCCCTCCTGTACCTTCGACCTGACGGTGACGAACGCTGCGCCGGTGTGCGCGAACATTCCGGATTACCTTGCCCTGTACGAGATTCCGTTCAGCATCGATCTGACGACCACCCAGGGCGATGGCGATCCGATCCAATACCTCAACTACACAGGACCGGCGTGGGCCAGCATCGTGGGCACCAACGTTGTCGGCACCCGTCCGACCGGCGATCCGGCTGAGTACATTGTTGGCTACGACATGTTCGACGGCTGCCAGTACACGCACTGCTCCTTCAAGCTCTATTTTGAGAAGAGCTGTGCCCAGGTCGACGCTTGCATCGCGATCGAGGGCGAGACCGGCGTGGCCTATGACAGCACGCTGAACGGTCGCAACCACACGATGTATGTTGTGGCTCACAACGGCTCCGTGCCTGATTTGGCGGGCGGTTTCAACTTCCTGATTTGCTACGACCAGAGCGGTCTGTCCTTCCTCGGTGCTGGCCAGACGAGTGAGTTGGGATGGGAGTACTTCACCTATCGTACCGGCATGTTCGGTGGTAACTGCGGCAGCGGTTGCCCGAACGGGTTTGTCCGTCTCGTTGGTGTTGCCGACATGAACGACGCCGAGACGCCGGTCGCGGGAAGTTGGAACTTGAACGGCAAGAAGCTGGCGTGGCTGAAGTTCTACGTCACGGCCGACCGCAACTACATCAACAGCTGCTTCCACGTGAAGTTCTGCTCGATTGAGTGCGGTGACAACTCGATCAGCGACTCCACCGGTAACATCTTGTGGCTGCCGTGCCCAGGCCAGAACAGCAACGACATCGCCTTTGGCCCGGACTACAGCTTTGCGGCGTGCCTTGGCGACACTGCGAAGTACGAGCCGAAGGAACTCCTGAAGTTCTGCGGTGGTGCGATCTGCGTGAGAGAGCCGAATGACGATCGTGGCGACATCAACCTCAACGGTATTGCCAACGAGATCGGTGACGCGGTCCTCTACACGAACTACTTCATCTATGGCGACATCGTGTTCGATCCGAACCCGAACTACAAAGAGAGCCAGATCCTGGCCTCTGACGTCAACAACGATGGTATCGTGTTGACGGTCGCCGACCTGATTTACCTCATTCGCATCATCACCGGCGATGCCGAGCCGTTCCCGCAGGGCGGCAGCGGCCATCCGAAGCTCTCCCCGTATGCCAACGCGGTTAACGTTGTCAGCGACGTGTCCGATGGCGCTCTGAACGTGAGCACCAGCTCGAACGTCGAGGTCGGCGGCGCCGTATTGGTCTACCGGTACAGTGGCGTTGCGGTCGGTACCCCGGTCGCGGCTCCTGGCTTCGAGATCAAGTCGCGTGCCTCCAACGGCGAACTGCGCATGGTGGTCTATGGTGCGAAGGTCCCGGCCGGCTCCAACACGCTGGTCTCCGTTCCGGTCAACGGCAACGGCACCATCGAGCTGGTCGAGTCCCAGTTCTCCGACTACAATGGTGCGCTTCTGACGGTGAACGCCGCGAAGGTCGGCCCGCCGAAGGAGTACGCGCTGTTGCAGAACTATCCGAACCCGTTCAACGCTGGAACAGTGATCCCGGTCGCGTTGAAAGACGCCTCCGAGTGGTCGCTGTCCATCTACAACGTCGCGGGCCAGGTCGTCCGGACCTTCTCCGGTTCGAGCGATGCCGGCATCGTGAACGTGGCGTGGGACGGTCGGACGGCTGACGGTTCGTCCGTGGCCACCGGTGTCTACTTCTACCGCGTGACCACCCCGAACTTCACCGCCACCAAGAAGATGGTCCTGTTGAAGTAA